Proteins encoded in a region of the Carassius gibelio isolate Cgi1373 ecotype wild population from Czech Republic chromosome B5, carGib1.2-hapl.c, whole genome shotgun sequence genome:
- the LOC127958890 gene encoding transgelin-3-like translates to MANRGPSYGLSREVQEKIEQKYDAELEARLVGWIMAQCGDDLERPEPGKQNFQKWLMSGTILCRLINSLYPSGEEPIKKITETSMVFKQMEKISQFLQAAEDYGVNRGDIFQTVDLWEGKDMAAVQRTLMALGSEALTKDDGHYHGDKDWFHRKAKVHKREFSEEQLRQGRSLIGMQMGSSRGASQSGMVGYGTPRQIMRYDSPRHNGQQSNP, encoded by the exons ATGGCAAACAGGGGACCAAGCTATGGGCTCAGCCGTGAGGTCCAAGAGAAGATTGAACAGAAGTATGATGCAGAGTTGGAGGCTCGGCTTGTGGGATGGATCATGGCCCAGTGTGGTGACGACCTGGAACGACCTGAGCCTGGCAAACAGAACTTCCAGAAATGGCTCATGAGTGGAACA ATTCTCTGCCGGCTCATTAACAGTCTGTACCCCAGTGGTGAGGAACCAATTAAGAAAATTACAGAAACTAGTATGGTCTTTAAGCAAATGGAAAAGATTTCTCAGTTCCTGCAAGCTGCTGAAGATTATGGTGTTAACAGAGGAGACATATTCCAAACTGTTGATCTTTGGGAAG GAAAGGACATGGCTGCAGTCCAGAGGACACTGATGGCTCTGGGAAGTGAAGCTCTGACAAAGGATGATGGACATTACCATGGAGACAAAGACTGGTTTCATAG gAAAGCCAAGGTCCACAAGAGGGAGTTTTCTGAGGAGCAGCTGCGTCAAGGTCGCAGTCTTATTGGCATGCAAATGGGAAGCAGTCGTGGAGCATCTCAATCTGGCATGGTAGGGTACGGCACCCCACGGCAAATCATGCGGTATGACTCTCCTCGACATAACGGACAACAGAGTAATCCCTAA
- the LOC127958170 gene encoding uncharacterized protein C3orf85-like, with the protein MRHIVILMTLISGAFTAPFVKGEQAKKILRLKRQSGYWDPNYAQNQWGYTLQEQANEYWTDLRTNAQYYMDMGNLVFDRSLADETNRLYMDMLRDVRAQLDAHTGQQ; encoded by the exons ATGAGGCATATAGTGATTCTGATGACTCTCATAAGCG GTGCGTTCACTGCTCCATTTGTGAAGGGGGAGCAGGCCAAGAAAATTTTACGTCTAAAGAGGCAGTCTGGATACTGGGACCCCAATTATGCACAGAACCAATGGGGTTATACCTTACAGGAGCAG GCAAATGAATACTGGACTGATTTGAGAACAAATGCTCAGTATTACATGGACATGGGAAACCTGGTGTTTGACCGTTCTCTGGCTGA TGAGACCAATAGGCTCTACATGGACATGCTGAGGGATGTAAGAGCACAGCTGGATGCACACACAGGCCAACAGTGA
- the abhd10a gene encoding abhydrolase domain containing 10, depalmitoylase a isoform X2, whose translation MAETTEGKSFVFDVLSKRHQRQLSSVRHKSTIQYATRPDLPKLAYRKLKGKSPGVVFLPGFASVMGGQKAEALEEFCKSLGHSYLRFDYSGCGSSEGDMGNYNIGAWKKDVLYVLDELVEGPQILVGSSMGGWLMLLAALARPEKTAALVGISTAADHFVTAFNSLPIETKKEIEEQGFWKFPTKHNEEGFYTLSVDFLKEAENHCILQSPIPVSCPVRLIHGLKDSDVPWHVSMQVAERVLSNDVDVIIRKHGQHRMSAKDDIKLMVYTIDDLIDKLTTLG comes from the exons ATGGCTGAGACAACAGAGGGGAAATCATTTGTTTTTGATGTCCTGTCTAAGCGCCACCAACGACAATTATCAA GTGTTCGACACAAGAGCACAATTCAGTATGCTACACGGCCTGATTTACCAAAGCTGGCCTACAGGAAGCTGAAAGGGAAGAGTCCTGGAGTGGTTTTCTTGCCTGGTTTTGCCTCTGTCATGGGTGGACAGAAAGCAGAAGCATTAGAAGAGTTCTGCAAGTCTTTAGGTCACTCATACCTCAG GTTTGACTATTCTGGCTGTGGGTCATCTGAAGGGGATATGGGTAACTACAACATTGGTGCCTGGAAGAAAGATGTCCTGTATGTACTGGATGAACTGGTAGAGGGACCACAG ATTCTGGTGGGCTCCAGCATGGGTGGGTGGCTGATGTTGCTAGCTGCTCTTGCACGGCCAGAGAAGACAGCTGCTTTAGTGGGCATCTCAACTGCTGCAGATCACTTCGTCACTGCCTTCAACTCCCTACCAATAGAG ACAAAGAAGGAGATTGAGGAACAGGGCTTTTGGAAATTCCCAACCAAGCACAATGAAGAGGGTTTCTACACACTTAGCGTGGACTTTCTGAAGGAAGCGGAGAACCACTGCATACTCCAGAGCCCCATCCCTGTTTCCTGCCCTGTTCGTCTGATTCATGGGCTCAAGGACTCTGACGTTCCCTGGCACGTCTCTATGCAGGTCGCAGAGCGAGTACTCAGCAATGACGTAGATGTCATTATACGCAAACATGGGCAACATCGCATGTCAGCGAAAGATGATATTAAGCTCATGGTGTACACTATTGATGATCTTATCGATAAATTGACCACACTGGGGTGA
- the abhd10a gene encoding abhydrolase domain containing 10, depalmitoylase a isoform X1 produces the protein MALTVLRNYSKVLKINVRKFTALQHVSAGVRHKSTIQYATRPDLPKLAYRKLKGKSPGVVFLPGFASVMGGQKAEALEEFCKSLGHSYLRFDYSGCGSSEGDMGNYNIGAWKKDVLYVLDELVEGPQILVGSSMGGWLMLLAALARPEKTAALVGISTAADHFVTAFNSLPIETKKEIEEQGFWKFPTKHNEEGFYTLSVDFLKEAENHCILQSPIPVSCPVRLIHGLKDSDVPWHVSMQVAERVLSNDVDVIIRKHGQHRMSAKDDIKLMVYTIDDLIDKLTTLG, from the exons ATGGCGTTAACTGTGCTCAGAAATTACTCAAAGGTTCTTAAAATAAACGTCCGGAAATTCACTGCTCTCCAGCACGTTTCAGCGG GTGTTCGACACAAGAGCACAATTCAGTATGCTACACGGCCTGATTTACCAAAGCTGGCCTACAGGAAGCTGAAAGGGAAGAGTCCTGGAGTGGTTTTCTTGCCTGGTTTTGCCTCTGTCATGGGTGGACAGAAAGCAGAAGCATTAGAAGAGTTCTGCAAGTCTTTAGGTCACTCATACCTCAG GTTTGACTATTCTGGCTGTGGGTCATCTGAAGGGGATATGGGTAACTACAACATTGGTGCCTGGAAGAAAGATGTCCTGTATGTACTGGATGAACTGGTAGAGGGACCACAG ATTCTGGTGGGCTCCAGCATGGGTGGGTGGCTGATGTTGCTAGCTGCTCTTGCACGGCCAGAGAAGACAGCTGCTTTAGTGGGCATCTCAACTGCTGCAGATCACTTCGTCACTGCCTTCAACTCCCTACCAATAGAG ACAAAGAAGGAGATTGAGGAACAGGGCTTTTGGAAATTCCCAACCAAGCACAATGAAGAGGGTTTCTACACACTTAGCGTGGACTTTCTGAAGGAAGCGGAGAACCACTGCATACTCCAGAGCCCCATCCCTGTTTCCTGCCCTGTTCGTCTGATTCATGGGCTCAAGGACTCTGACGTTCCCTGGCACGTCTCTATGCAGGTCGCAGAGCGAGTACTCAGCAATGACGTAGATGTCATTATACGCAAACATGGGCAACATCGCATGTCAGCGAAAGATGATATTAAGCTCATGGTGTACACTATTGATGATCTTATCGATAAATTGACCACACTGGGGTGA